The window ACCATCAACGGACAGAAGATGGGTAAGTCGCTTGGCAACTTCATTACGCTTGAGCAGTTCTTTACTGGCGAGCATGACACGCTCACACAGGCTTACTCTCCAATGACGATTCGTTTCTTCATCCTCTCTGCTCACTATCGTGGAACTGTTGACTTCTCTAACGAGGCACTACAGGCTGCTGAGAAGGGCTACGAGCGTTTGATGAATGGTATTGAGGATTTGGCACGCATTCAGCCTGCTGCAGCGTCAGACGAGAATACAAAGAAGTTTGTTGCAGGCTTCCGTCAGAAGTGCTATGATGCAATGAATGACGACTTGATGACCCCTGCTGTCATCTCAACTCTCTTTGAGGCTTGCCACTTGGTGAACATCCTCATTGACCATAAGGCGCAGATTTCAGCCGATGACCTTAAGGAACTTACTGAGGCAATGCAGCTCTTTGCCTTCGATATCCTTGGTCTTCAGAATGAGCGTGGAGCCAATAACGATGCCCGTGAGGAGGCTTACGGTAAGGTAGTCGATATGGTACTCGACCTTCGCGCAAAGGCAAAAGCAGAAAAGAATTGGGCTGTTAGCGACCAGATTCGTGATGCTCTTGCTGAGGCTGGCTTCCAAGTAAAGGACACCAAGGACGGTGTTACGTGGAAACTTGACCGATAAACAGATAATTTCAGATTACTTTTTTGATGAACATAAGTGCTGTTTGTCAGTGGAGTAAGCGGTAAATAAAAGGATAATGAGTGAGCCCTAAATGGTGTCACTCGTATCCATTCCTATAAGGATAGATATTCTTAGTATGTGTCAGCGATAATGTGCAGTGTATTAGGAATACCTATCCTTATTGTTTTTATTGCTGTATGATAAGAAAATGATGCTATTCTCTTTCATGTAAATGGTCTTTTTAAAAGAATATCGTATATACTTTGGAAAAGCTAATAAGAAGTTGACTCTACTCCAGTCATATTTTACAATCTGTTTAGCACGCAATACCATTGGTGCTTACCAACAGCACGACATGTGCTGGGTATCAACACATCGGCTAAAGATGAGAGGTAAGAGGCATTAAGGTCATAACAATGAAGGTAGTAAGATGCTAATACATAAGTAGAAAAACTCAATTCTCAACCCAAGTTTAACAGGCAAAATTATTTTTCATAAATTTTCGGGATGTTTTGTGTAGTATCAATTTGATAAATGATTGATAATCAAGTATAGGGTATTGTTGCGAGGAGTAAAATCTGATTTGTAGGACACAGCCATATCAAAATTATTTTGTTACTTTGCACTCATGCACGCAAATGTACAGACACGATTCAACCCTGCCACAGGCGACATAGCTCCTTATTATCGCATCAAGGAGTCATATCGTGATGTGCAGGGTCATGTACACTCGCTAATTCTGTTGAACATCGGTTTTGAACCTTCACTTACTGCTGTACAGGTTCGAAAAATTGCATACGCTCTTACCGAACGCTTCAAAACCAGAAGTACACCCTCGCTTTTTAAAAAACATCTTGACGGACTTACTCCTATTGAACAGGCAAAGGCTGACGAATGGTGGAGCCGTATGGAGAAAGAAGGTGGAATCGATCGGTTTAATAAGGAAGAGCAGAAGTCGCTGAGAAAATATGAGAACTATATTGACCTTGAGACGGCAAACTATACTGACGCAAGGAATGTTGGCGCAGAGTGGCTCTGCAAGCAGACAATAGACAAGCTGCAGTTAGAGGGTTTTCTGCGCAAAAATGGGTGGACGGAGAATGCGATACACACGGCTTTGTCAGCATTGATTGTCCGTACGGTATATGCTGTCTCTGAATGTTCATCTTATTATTATTTGCGCGATAACTCGGCTGCCGCTGAACTTTATAGTGGAGCTCCTGGCTGGACACCAGGGATCAATTCTCTGTATAAAATCACTGACAAGTTATATGAACTAAAGGAACAGTTAGAGCGTCATTTGTGCAGCGTTACTGACGATCTCTTTAATATAGACAACAAGTTGATGCTCTTCGACTTAACCAACTTCTATTTCGAGGGTAGTAAGCGTAATAGCGATAAAGCCAAGTTCGGTCGATCAAAAGAAAAACGCTCTGACTGTAAACTACTTGTACTTGCATTATGTATCAATAAAGAAGGTTTTATACGTTATTCTTCTATCTTGGAGGGTAATACAGCAGATCCCAAGTCTCTACCCAATATGATTGATACGCTGGCAAAGAGGAATCCATCAAGAACAAAGGATACGCTCGTTGTCATGGATGCAGGTGTTGCCACGGAAGAGAACTTGGAGTTAATAAAGAGAAAGGGTTACAATTATCTCTGCGTATCCCGTACGAAAATGAAAAACTATACGCTCAGTGATGATAACAAGAGTGTTACGGTAATGGATGCCCGTCGGCAGAAGATAACGCTGAAAGAGGTTAAGACAGAGGATGATGAGGATTATTATCTCGAAATAACATCTCCTTCGAAAGCTATGACAGAGTCGTCCATGAACAGGGTTTGGAGAGAGCGTTTTGAGATGGAACTGCAGAGGATAAACGAAGGAATCTCCAAGAAAGGTGGAACAAAAACCTATGAAAAGGTTGTTGAACGTACAGGACGTGCCATACAGAAGTACCCTTCTATAGCGAAGTTCTACCGGATTAGCTACATAAAAAACGAGAAGAAACCCAAGGAGATGCTGCGTGTAGACTGGGAGATAAAAGACCTCTCGGAAATGGAATCTGGTCACGGAGTCTATTTCCTCCGCAGCAATGTCAGGACACTTTCTGAGCGTGTGACATGGGAATACTACAATCTTATTCGTGAGATAGAATGTACGAACAGACAACTAAAGAATGATCTCAACCTCCGTCCTATCTATCATCAGAAAGATGAGCGAAGCGATGCACACCTTTTCTTCGGTTTATTAGCCTACTGGGTGGTAAACACCATCCGTTGTCAATTAAAACGAGAAGGAGAATCCTGTTACTGGACCGAGATAGTACGACGTATGAGCATCCAAAAGCTCGTCACCACAAAAGGGAAGAATCCATTAGGTGAAACCATCGAGATGCGCCAATGTAGTAGTCCTTCGAAGCAAGCAAAACAAATATACGATAAGTTGGACTTAAAACACTCACCATTCAAAAAGAATAAAATTTGTAGGACACAGAGCCCATAAGAAAAACGAGGAAAGTACGGTAACAGTAACAATTAGGCGAAAGTGGGTGTTAAACTTGGGTTAGGCGAAAGTGAGTGTTAAACTTGGGTCAAGTGTTCAGAGTTTCTTTTTATGCTTGTTTCTTTTCCCTTTCTCGTTTCTCTAAGTATGCTTTTTCTATTCAAAAAGGGCTGAATCTCGCAAAGAAATTCAGCCCTATAGCATTTTACAAAACTCTGTTAGAAAACAGAACTAAGTCATATGATAATGAAGTTAGTCCTTTGAGTCTACATTCCACGTGCTTCCCCATTCAAACTTTGGATTCTCTTCTTCCTCTTCAAAGACGAATCTTTGCTGTTTGCTATCAGCGTGATCATCCTGCGAAGAATCGAGAAGTGGACACTCTATCTGGGTTTCAAACACTGTTATAGTTGGTCTATTATATATCTTTTTCAGTTCCATGTGATTCATTTTAGTAAACGATTACTTTCTTATTATTTACCAAGTAGATACCTGCTGGTAGTGTATAGGTAGCGCGCTCACCAGCTTGGAGTGTAGTGTTCACATGACTGTGACCCGCTGCACTTACTACACGCACAGTTGTAGTAGTTCCTGTAGCTACAGTAATTTGCCCCTTCTCAACAGTTACTTGCAGACCATCAGCCTGTGTAATACCATTGATATCCGTAGTATTATTTTCGATGTCGTCCCATGAAACTACAAATGAATTGAACATCTTAGCAGGTGCTGCTGCACCACCATCGAACTCGTAAACGGCACGGAATGGGTAGATATATAAGTTAGGGTCGCGCAAGTTGCGGAGTGCTACATATTTATTGCGTGAGAAGTAGAATACATTGCCATTGGTAGCACGTGGAAGAGCAGTACCGCTATAGCTGTACTTACTTGTAAAGTTGGTTGCGTTTCCTTGTAGTAGGTTGGTGACAGTCTTACCATTCACGAGTCCGTCTTGCTTTACACTCTTCTCGATGAGTGCACCTTTCTCTACAGCAACAAATGAGATATTACCACTACCATATGCCTCACTATTGGTTACATAATAAGGGGTGTTAGCCTCACTCTTGCCTGATGTTATCTTCTTGAACTGCTGTGTAGCCTGATAGTCTCTACCTGAAGCTACCTGTACACCATCATACTGCAAACCATTCG is drawn from Prevotella melaninogenica and contains these coding sequences:
- a CDS encoding IS1634 family transposase translates to MHANVQTRFNPATGDIAPYYRIKESYRDVQGHVHSLILLNIGFEPSLTAVQVRKIAYALTERFKTRSTPSLFKKHLDGLTPIEQAKADEWWSRMEKEGGIDRFNKEEQKSLRKYENYIDLETANYTDARNVGAEWLCKQTIDKLQLEGFLRKNGWTENAIHTALSALIVRTVYAVSECSSYYYLRDNSAAAELYSGAPGWTPGINSLYKITDKLYELKEQLERHLCSVTDDLFNIDNKLMLFDLTNFYFEGSKRNSDKAKFGRSKEKRSDCKLLVLALCINKEGFIRYSSILEGNTADPKSLPNMIDTLAKRNPSRTKDTLVVMDAGVATEENLELIKRKGYNYLCVSRTKMKNYTLSDDNKSVTVMDARRQKITLKEVKTEDDEDYYLEITSPSKAMTESSMNRVWRERFEMELQRINEGISKKGGTKTYEKVVERTGRAIQKYPSIAKFYRISYIKNEKKPKEMLRVDWEIKDLSEMESGHGVYFLRSNVRTLSERVTWEYYNLIREIECTNRQLKNDLNLRPIYHQKDERSDAHLFFGLLAYWVVNTIRCQLKREGESCYWTEIVRRMSIQKLVTTKGKNPLGETIEMRQCSSPSKQAKQIYDKLDLKHSPFKKNKICRTQSP